GCCGGGTGCTCGGGCGATGAGCCAGCGGGACAGGACGCTGTTGGTGAGCACGCGCTTCACCGCATGTATCGCGCGCGCGATGGATGGGTTTTCCTGGGTGGGTTGGAGCATGAGATGGATAAATTGAGGTGTATTGCGGGGTTGGAGAATACACCCGATGAAGATGCTGGTGAATTTTTAGAGGGTGAGATCAAAAAACGCGATGTAGGCCATTGGGTTAATGTTTTTAACGAGGTGGGGCTGGCCGGGCACCGCATTGATTCGCTTGAGGATATTCGCGAGATGTTTTTGCACGAGGTGTGTGACGAGAATTTGGACGTCTGGGATGATGGGCGCTCCATTTCTATTGTTCGCTTTACGGATCACCCGGTTGGCAGTGCTGTCGATCTCGCGCCGCCCGCTTATGTGCGTTTGAAGAATGCGCCTGTTCAATTGCTCTACGCGTGTCCCAAACAGGGTGCGCATACGAGGGAGATTCTCAGGGAATTGGGTCATGATAGCGATTATGTTGATGCTCTGATCGCAAAGGGCATAGCGAAAGAGCAACTTCACGAGTATTATTTGCCACACGGTTAGGATTGGAGGGTTTATGCCATCAGAAGAGGCAGTTGCACAGGCGAGAGAACGGGCGATTCCCGTGCTGGATGCGTGGATGACTGGTTTTAATGCGCTGGATCTTCAGGCGTGGAAGGCGACGATGCATTTTCCACATTTTCGTCTGGCTTCGGGAATTATGCACCGATGGGAAGACGCGGATATGGACGATGAGTTTATCGCGCGTGTGAGGACGGGGTTGGGCAATATCGGCTGGCACCACAGTGTTTGGACCCGGCGCGAGATCGTCCATTGTTCGGATGAGAAGATTCACGTCGATACGCAATTTACCCGCTACCGCGAAGACGGTTCGGTGATTGCTGCTCACGATTCACTTTATGTTTTGACGTATGAAGGTGGCAGGTGGGGCGTTAAAATGCGCTCCAGTTTTGCCAGATAGCGGAAGGCATTTTACTATGAGTTACCAGCGCGAGTTCGAGAATCGGCTGAATGTCGGCGTTGTTGGCGTGGGATCACATTGCTACAGGAATATTCTGCCTGCGATGCATTATCTTCCGGTGAGGCTTAAGGCTTTTTGCGATTTGAGGCTGGATCTCGCGGAGGCGACTGCGGAGGAATACGGCGTGGGTGCTTGTTATGCCCGCACTGCGGATATGTACGCGGGTGAAGATTTGGATTGTGTTTTTATCTGTGTGTCTCCGGAAGCACATCCAGAGCTGGCGTGCGAGGCGCTGGATGCCGGGCTGCACGTGTGGATGGAGAAGCCGCCTGCTACGCTCGCTTCTGACGTGGAAACGATGATGCGCCATCGTGGGGATCGCGTGGTCGTTGTTGGGTTCAAGAAGGCATTTATGCCGGCGACCCGGAAGGTGATTGAGTTGATGGGGACAGAGGGTTGCGGTCCGCTCAGAGGGCTTTCCGCAGAGTATCCGATGACGATTCCCGAGGATGGAGAGCAGGTGCTCAGAACGCGCGAAGCGCCCAACTGGCTGAAGAATGGCTGTCATCCGCTTTCGCTGCTGCTCGCTGTTGGGGGAGATGTTTCGGCTGTTACTATGCACAGAAGCGATCACGGCACTGGTGTGTGTATTCTCGAATTTGCGAGTGGTGTCGTGGGGTCTTTTAATCTGGTTTCCGCGCGTCGCGGATGCGAGCGGTATGCATTTTGGGGGAATCAGCATGTGGCGATTGATAAAGATCTTCGCGTGTCTCTGGAACGCGGTATTCCTTTTAATTATTCAAGTACGAGAAATTATATTCCCACGGGTTTGGATTCTGGCACGGTCTCCTGGGAACCCCAGGATACGCTGGGGACCCTTGAGAATAAGGCGCTTTTTACACAGGGTTTTTACGATGAGATGCGCTATTTCTGCGATTGTGTTATAGAAGAGAGGACGGCAGAGGTCGGGTCCCTGGAGTTCGCACTGTCTGTTATGAAGGTTTATGAGGCGGCGCTGATGTCGAGAGGGCGCAGGGTCGCGATTCCGAGATAAGGAGTTTTTATGGCTGATCAACCCAATATTCTCTATATCTTTTCCGATCAGCATCGGGGTGATGCGATGGGCTGTGTTGGGCATCCGGTGGTTAAGACACCGAATCTGGATCGCCTCGCGTCTGAGAGTGTTACTTATACGCAGTGCTATACCAATTGTCCGCTGTGCATGCCGTCTCGCGCGTCTATGATGAGCGGTCTGTATCCCCGGGAACACGGGCTGTGGGCAAATGATCAGGATGCGAATTGTGAAGGTCCCAGCCATGTGCGTCAGGTGCGCGATGCGGGTTATCATACGGCTCTGATCGGGAAGTCACATCTCTATCTCCACGGCGGGGTGCCAGCTTCGCATAGCAGAGATCGCGTCGATGTGCTCAATGCGTGGGGGTTTGAGGATCCGCACGAGCTTCACGGTCCGATTGCTTCGGGCAAACACAGTTCGCCTTATACCGATTATCTCGATGAGTTGGGTCTGTTGGAGACGCATCGAAAATTTATCAATGATTATCGCATTCCGTGGCAAAGAGGGACGCTCAAGCCGTGGGAGGAACCTCCCTGTCCACTGCCTACTGAGGCGCATTTAGATAGTTATACGGGGCGTACTGCGGCGAACTGGATTCGGAATTACAAGGGCGATAAGCCTTTTTATTTGCAGGTTCTTTGTCCCGGTCCCCACGATCCGTTTGATTCTCCGCAGGAGTACCGGGATATGTACGATCCCGGGGATATGCCCACGGGTATTATGGATGCGCCGGGTGATCCCGTTCCGCCGAATGTTCGACGGATGCAGAGGAGCAAGAATTTGTCGGGTATGACGGTTGAGCAAAAGCAAATTATGATGGTGAATTATTTTGCGAAGATTACGCTTATTGATCACTATATTGGCGAGATGCTCGACGCGCTTGAGGAGACTGGTCTGGCGGATAATACATGGGTGATTTACAATTCTGATCACGGCGAGATGCTGGGCGATCATATGTTGTATAATAAGATCGTTTTTTACGATGCGTCTGTTCGCGTTCCCCTGATTGTGCGTCCGCCGGGAGGTTCGCGGGGTTGGCAAACCAGGGCGTTGACCGATGTGATTGATGTGGCTGCTTCTGTTGTTGATATTGCCAATGCCGAACCTTTGCAGACCGATGGGCGGTCTTTTGTTCCACAGGTTCAAGCGGGGGTTGATGCAGAGGGTGCGCAGAGGGGGAAGGATGCTGTGATTAGCGAGGTTTTGGGTCATACGATGGTTTTTGACGGGCGATATAAACTCGGGGTGGAATCGGTTTCGGAGAGGCCAGTTGAACTGTATGATGTTGAGGCTGATCCGGATGAGCTGAATAATCTGGTGGAAGATGCGGGGCTTGAGTCGGTTCGCCAGGGTCTGATTGAGACGCATATTGGTCCACTGCGCGATCGATTTGATCGCGATAAATACCAGCGTTGGGTAAATTTGAAAAGATGAGGGAGTTTGTATGGATCGTTTGAAAGACAAGGTCGCTATTGTTACGGGTGCGGGGACGCGCGAGGTTGAGGATCGGAAATTGAGAGGGATAGGGAGTGCGACTGCTCTGCTTTTTGCCCGCGAAGGTGCGAGGGTCATTCTGGCGGATATTGACGGGGAGAATGCGGAGAGGACCCGGGCGGAGATTCGGGCAGAGGGTGGAGAGGCGGAGGTCGTTTTGGCCGATGTTTCAAAGACGGATGAATGTCGGGCGATTGTGGATGCGGCGATTGAACACTATGGGAAGTTGGATATTCTGTTTAATAATGTGGGGATTCACGGGCCTGGCAGGGTGACAGAAGTCGAAGAAGAGAACTGGCATCGCGTGATGGATGTGGGGCTTAAGAGTATGGTTTTTTTGTGTAAGTACGCGATTCCCGAGATGGCGGCTTCCGGCGGCGGTTCTGTTATTAATATTTCGTCTATTGACGGTATGCGCGCTGGCAATTCGCGCAATGTTCCCTATGGGATTACCAAGGGGGGGATTATTACGCTGACGCGGCTGGCTGCGGTTCACCACGGGCGCGAAAATGTGCGCGTGAATAGCATTGCGCCCGGGCATCTTCACACGACTTTTGTCGGCAATATTCCCCAGGAGTCGCGAGAGCGCCGCCGCAAGATTGCGCCGCTGGGCACAGAGGGAAATGCCTGGGATATTGCCTGGGCTGCCGTGTTTTTGGGTAGCGATGAGTCGCGCTGGATTTCGGGCGTGGTCTTGCCCGTGGATGCCGGGCTGTTCGCAGGGTCGCCGCTGTCTATGTATGATAATTTGCAGGAGGAGTAGGTGAAAACACAAAAAAGGAGTTTTTTATGGCTTATAAATTTCAACCCGGCAAGATGTATCGCATGCCCACGCATTTCGGTCCGCTTATGGGTCCTCGTCAGGGGCCAGATGGTCGCAAATTTGAATGTGTGGATAATCCGAAGAATACTTCGATTTCGGTGTCGTTTCTTTCAAATGCGGAGCAACTCAAGGCGCTTTTGCCCGAGTGTTTTGAACTCGGCGGGGAGCCTGTTGTGTCGGTGTATGCCAATTATATGAAGGAAATTGAGTGGCTGGCAGGGCGCGGTTACAATATTCTGGGTGTTTCTTTTCCTGCTGTGTTTAAGGGGGCGAGAGACCATGTTCGCGGGCCTTTTCTTTCTGTGCTCTGGGAGAATCTCTGTGATCCGATTATTACCGGGCGCGAGGAACTCGGGTTTTCGAAAATTTATTGCGAGATGCCCGAGCCGCGTATTACGAACGGTGAAGCGCAAGCTGTTGCGGGTTGGTTGGGGTTTAATTTTCTGGATATTTCGGTAACGAATCTGAGGCCACCGTCTGAAAATCCGACACCTGCGAAGGGCGGTGGCGCGAAAGTCGATGGGACGCTTCACTATAAGTATATGCCGCGGACGGGTGTATGGGGTAAGGAGGATATTGCCTATCCGGTTATTACGCCGGCGAAGGGGGGGCATCGAAAGGTTGAAGAGCACTTGGTTGGCGATGGGTGTATTGCGTGGAACCGCGCGCGTTGGGAAGATTTGCCTACGATGTATAATATTGTCAATGCGCTGGCCGATCTGGAGGTTGTGGAGTATTTGGGCGGGTCGCTTACGCGCACGGTCGGCGGCAAGGATTTGAGCGATCAACGCATCCTGTACTAATGCACCATGGCCGCTCCGCCCGATATGCTGATTGCCTGTCCGGTCATGTAATCGCCATCGGGAGAGGCCAAAAATGCAGCGACGTTTGCAACATCTTCTGGCTGCCCAATGCGTCCGAGTGGATTGTTCTGAGAGGAGCGTTCGACCATTTGCGCTCTAAAGTCTTCGATTGATGTTCCGCTGGGTTTTAATCCGCTGGCTATGCCGTGCAGGCGTTCGGTTTCAATCAGACCGGGGCAAATTGCGTTGACCTGAATGCCGTAGGGCCCCATTTCA
Above is a genomic segment from Gemmatimonadota bacterium containing:
- a CDS encoding Gfo/Idh/MocA family oxidoreductase, whose protein sequence is MSYQREFENRLNVGVVGVGSHCYRNILPAMHYLPVRLKAFCDLRLDLAEATAEEYGVGACYARTADMYAGEDLDCVFICVSPEAHPELACEALDAGLHVWMEKPPATLASDVETMMRHRGDRVVVVGFKKAFMPATRKVIELMGTEGCGPLRGLSAEYPMTIPEDGEQVLRTREAPNWLKNGCHPLSLLLAVGGDVSAVTMHRSDHGTGVCILEFASGVVGSFNLVSARRGCERYAFWGNQHVAIDKDLRVSLERGIPFNYSSTRNYIPTGLDSGTVSWEPQDTLGTLENKALFTQGFYDEMRYFCDCVIEERTAEVGSLEFALSVMKVYEAALMSRGRRVAIPR
- a CDS encoding sulfatase-like hydrolase/transferase produces the protein MADQPNILYIFSDQHRGDAMGCVGHPVVKTPNLDRLASESVTYTQCYTNCPLCMPSRASMMSGLYPREHGLWANDQDANCEGPSHVRQVRDAGYHTALIGKSHLYLHGGVPASHSRDRVDVLNAWGFEDPHELHGPIASGKHSSPYTDYLDELGLLETHRKFINDYRIPWQRGTLKPWEEPPCPLPTEAHLDSYTGRTAANWIRNYKGDKPFYLQVLCPGPHDPFDSPQEYRDMYDPGDMPTGIMDAPGDPVPPNVRRMQRSKNLSGMTVEQKQIMMVNYFAKITLIDHYIGEMLDALEETGLADNTWVIYNSDHGEMLGDHMLYNKIVFYDASVRVPLIVRPPGGSRGWQTRALTDVIDVAASVVDIANAEPLQTDGRSFVPQVQAGVDAEGAQRGKDAVISEVLGHTMVFDGRYKLGVESVSERPVELYDVEADPDELNNLVEDAGLESVRQGLIETHIGPLRDRFDRDKYQRWVNLKR
- a CDS encoding SDR family NAD(P)-dependent oxidoreductase — its product is MDRLKDKVAIVTGAGTREVEDRKLRGIGSATALLFAREGARVILADIDGENAERTRAEIRAEGGEAEVVLADVSKTDECRAIVDAAIEHYGKLDILFNNVGIHGPGRVTEVEEENWHRVMDVGLKSMVFLCKYAIPEMAASGGGSVINISSIDGMRAGNSRNVPYGITKGGIITLTRLAAVHHGRENVRVNSIAPGHLHTTFVGNIPQESRERRRKIAPLGTEGNAWDIAWAAVFLGSDESRWISGVVLPVDAGLFAGSPLSMYDNLQEE
- a CDS encoding acetoacetate decarboxylase family protein, with product MAYKFQPGKMYRMPTHFGPLMGPRQGPDGRKFECVDNPKNTSISVSFLSNAEQLKALLPECFELGGEPVVSVYANYMKEIEWLAGRGYNILGVSFPAVFKGARDHVRGPFLSVLWENLCDPIITGREELGFSKIYCEMPEPRITNGEAQAVAGWLGFNFLDISVTNLRPPSENPTPAKGGGAKVDGTLHYKYMPRTGVWGKEDIAYPVITPAKGGHRKVEEHLVGDGCIAWNRARWEDLPTMYNIVNALADLEVVEYLGGSLTRTVGGKDLSDQRILY